In one window of Massilibacterium senegalense DNA:
- the ribF gene encoding bifunctional riboflavin kinase/FAD synthetase: MKTIYIHHPYQFEPFLEKCKVLALGFFDGVHLGHQKVIQTAKKLAEEKKMICAVMTFDPHPSAVVKQKKTVQYITPLQEKMKAIAALGVEELYVVHFTKEFASLSPQEFIDQYVIALSVKHVVAGFDYTYGKMGRGTMETLPFHSRNEFTQTVVDKLTKDDQKVSSTEIKKRISDGEMEKVAQMLGRQYEITGVVVDGDKRGRKIGFPTANISCSINYLVPRVGVYAVQIEVDGIWYDAMCNIGYKPTFNDETLITTIEVHIINFSSTIYGKNVTVRFYTRIRDEQKFPHFEELVSQLHRDKQFAFEYFEKNKDKG; encoded by the coding sequence TTCGAGCCTTTTTTAGAAAAATGTAAAGTATTGGCTCTTGGATTTTTTGATGGTGTTCATCTCGGTCACCAAAAGGTTATTCAAACGGCAAAAAAATTAGCAGAAGAAAAAAAGATGATTTGTGCAGTCATGACATTTGATCCGCATCCCTCTGCTGTCGTCAAGCAAAAGAAAACAGTGCAATATATTACGCCTTTACAGGAAAAAATGAAGGCGATTGCAGCGTTAGGCGTTGAGGAATTGTATGTCGTTCACTTTACGAAAGAGTTTGCTTCTCTTTCCCCACAAGAATTTATTGATCAATATGTCATTGCACTTTCTGTGAAGCATGTTGTAGCTGGATTTGATTATACATACGGAAAAATGGGACGCGGGACAATGGAAACATTGCCGTTCCACTCTAGAAATGAATTTACGCAAACGGTCGTAGATAAATTGACAAAGGATGATCAAAAAGTGAGTTCAACAGAAATAAAAAAACGCATTAGTGACGGTGAAATGGAAAAAGTAGCGCAAATGTTAGGAAGACAGTATGAAATTACCGGAGTAGTGGTGGATGGAGATAAACGCGGCCGAAAAATTGGATTTCCTACAGCAAACATTTCTTGTTCCATTAATTATTTAGTGCCACGTGTTGGCGTATACGCAGTGCAAATAGAAGTGGATGGTATATGGTATGATGCAATGTGTAATATTGGATATAAGCCGACATTTAATGATGAAACATTAATCACCACGATAGAAGTACACATTATAAATTTTTCCTCGACGATTTACGGAAAAAACGTAACCGTTCGCTTTTATACACGAATAAGGGATGAACAAAAATTTCCGCATTTTGAGGAATTAGTGTCACAATTGCACCGAGATAAACAGTTTGCTTTTGAATATTTTGAAAAAAATAAGGATAAGGGTTGA
- the rpsO gene encoding 30S ribosomal protein S15, whose amino-acid sequence MALSQERKQELINEYKTHEGDTGSPEVQIAILTENINNLNEHLREHKKDHHSRRGLLKMVGKRRNLLNYLRDKDITRYRELIKKLGLRR is encoded by the coding sequence ATGGCTTTATCTCAAGAACGGAAGCAAGAATTAATCAACGAATATAAAACACACGAAGGGGACACTGGTTCTCCAGAAGTTCAAATTGCTATTCTTACTGAGAATATCAATAATTTAAATGAACATTTACGTGAACACAAAAAAGATCACCATTCTCGTCGTGGATTATTAAAAATGGTTGGTAAACGTCGTAACTTATTAAACTACTTGCGTGATAAAGACATTACACGTTACCGTGAGTTAATTAAAAAACTCGGTTTACGTCGATAA
- the pnp gene encoding polyribonucleotide nucleotidyltransferase: MEQTKHVFSIDWAGRPLTFEIGQLAKQANGAVFVRYGDTAVLSNVTASKEPKDLDFFPLTVNYEERLYAVGKIPGGFIKREGRPSEKAILASRLIDRPIRPLFPDGFRNEVQVISMVMSVDQNCSSEMAAMVGSSLALMVSDIPFDGPIAGVIVGRVDGKFVINPTVEQAEKSDLHLIVAGTKDAINMVEAGANAVPEEIMLEAIMFGHEEIKRLVAFQEEIAKQLAKPKMAVVLHELDKELTEKIKAAYETEVRQAVLVFDKQERDEGLKQIQEKIVAEFAPDEEDAALTKEVKNITQSLIKEQVRTLITKEKIRPDGRKIDEIRPLSSEVGKLPRTHGSGLFTRGQTQVLSSCTLGPLGDVQILDGLDLEESKRWMHHYNFPSFSVGETGPLRGPGRREIGHGALGERALEPVIPDEKDFPYTVRCVSEVLESNGSTSQASICASTLAMMDAGVPLKAPVAGIAMGLVKDGEDYTVLTDIQGMEDHLGDMDFKVAGTSEGVTALQMDIKIAGITREILQEALEQAKKGRMFILEHMLETIGSPRKTLSPYAPKILTMNINPDKIRDVIGPSGKVINKIIEETGVKIDIEQDGTVFISSTEEQQNLQAKKIIEDLVREVEVGQIYLGKVKRIEKFGAFVEIFKGKDGLVHISELALERVHRVEDVVSVGDEILVKVTEIDNQGRVNLSRKAILREDENASKREKRSPKPERKEEGKETEEQREKNHHPRSKKHDSK; encoded by the coding sequence ATGGAACAAACGAAACACGTTTTCTCCATCGATTGGGCAGGACGACCATTAACGTTCGAAATTGGTCAATTGGCAAAACAAGCAAATGGTGCTGTTTTTGTTCGTTATGGAGATACAGCTGTCTTATCGAATGTAACAGCGTCAAAGGAACCAAAGGATCTGGATTTCTTTCCTCTAACTGTTAACTACGAAGAACGTTTATATGCAGTAGGTAAAATTCCAGGTGGATTCATTAAACGAGAAGGACGCCCAAGTGAAAAGGCAATTTTAGCAAGTCGTTTAATCGATCGTCCTATCCGTCCATTGTTTCCGGATGGATTCCGCAATGAAGTACAAGTCATTAGCATGGTGATGAGCGTGGATCAAAACTGTTCATCAGAAATGGCAGCTATGGTCGGTTCATCACTTGCCTTAATGGTATCGGATATCCCATTTGATGGTCCGATTGCAGGTGTTATTGTTGGTCGTGTGGATGGAAAATTTGTTATCAACCCTACGGTAGAACAAGCAGAAAAAAGCGATTTACATTTAATCGTTGCTGGAACAAAAGATGCGATTAACATGGTGGAAGCGGGAGCGAATGCTGTACCGGAAGAAATTATGTTAGAAGCGATTATGTTTGGCCACGAAGAAATTAAACGATTAGTCGCATTCCAAGAAGAAATTGCGAAACAATTAGCAAAACCGAAAATGGCAGTTGTGTTACATGAATTAGATAAAGAATTAACTGAAAAAATAAAAGCAGCATATGAAACGGAAGTTCGTCAAGCTGTTCTTGTTTTTGATAAACAAGAACGAGATGAAGGATTAAAACAAATTCAAGAAAAAATTGTAGCAGAATTTGCACCAGATGAAGAAGATGCAGCGCTAACGAAAGAAGTAAAAAATATTACGCAATCGTTAATTAAAGAACAAGTTCGTACGTTAATTACAAAAGAAAAAATTCGTCCAGATGGTCGGAAAATTGACGAAATTCGTCCTTTATCATCGGAAGTTGGCAAGTTACCACGTACACACGGATCAGGCCTCTTTACACGTGGACAAACACAAGTACTTAGCAGTTGTACGTTAGGTCCGCTTGGAGATGTACAAATTTTAGATGGACTTGATCTTGAAGAATCGAAACGTTGGATGCATCACTACAATTTCCCTTCTTTTAGTGTTGGAGAAACAGGTCCGCTTCGTGGTCCAGGTCGTCGTGAAATTGGACATGGAGCATTAGGAGAAAGAGCTCTTGAACCAGTGATTCCAGATGAAAAAGATTTTCCATATACGGTTCGTTGTGTATCGGAAGTGTTAGAATCAAATGGTTCTACTTCTCAAGCAAGTATTTGTGCTTCTACACTTGCGATGATGGATGCAGGTGTACCGTTAAAAGCACCGGTTGCAGGGATTGCAATGGGGCTTGTAAAAGACGGAGAAGATTATACGGTTTTAACAGATATCCAAGGAATGGAAGATCATTTAGGTGACATGGACTTTAAAGTAGCAGGAACATCAGAAGGCGTAACTGCTCTACAAATGGATATTAAAATTGCTGGAATTACACGTGAAATTTTACAAGAAGCATTAGAACAAGCGAAAAAAGGTCGTATGTTTATTCTTGAACATATGTTAGAGACAATTGGTTCTCCTCGCAAAACATTGTCACCATATGCACCAAAAATTTTAACAATGAACATTAATCCTGATAAAATTCGTGATGTCATTGGTCCAAGTGGAAAAGTAATTAATAAAATTATCGAAGAAACAGGCGTTAAAATTGACATTGAACAAGATGGAACAGTGTTTATTTCTTCTACAGAAGAACAACAAAATCTTCAGGCGAAAAAAATTATTGAAGATTTAGTACGAGAAGTGGAAGTTGGCCAAATTTACTTAGGTAAAGTAAAACGAATTGAAAAATTTGGTGCTTTCGTTGAAATTTTTAAAGGTAAAGACGGACTTGTTCATATTTCGGAATTAGCGTTAGAACGAGTACATCGTGTGGAAGACGTTGTGTCTGTTGGAGATGAAATTCTTGTAAAGGTAACGGAAATTGACAATCAAGGACGCGTAAATTTATCAAGAAAAGCGATTTTACGTGAAGATGAAAATGCATCAAAACGTGAAAAACGCAGTCCAAAACCAGAACGAAAAGAAGAAGGAAAAGAAACAGAAGAACAACGTGAAAAAAATCATCACCCAAGATCGAAAAAACATGATTCAAAATAG